TGAGGGAAGAACTGTTGTCATCATCTCGCCGCTGCTGGATGATGTAATGATCAAGACACTGGAAATGGTTACAGCCCGGCAGGCTAACGCAGTGTATTTTTATATGTCGGCCAATGACAGGCTTCACCCTCAAGAACTCACGTCCATCCATCGTTTAAACAATAGTTTAATTCCTGCGGTTTCCATTTACGGGCCGAGGTTCAGTGACGCATTAAAGGCAGGTGCAAACCGTGCAAGCATTTAAAAATAACCGGCCGTCGCCAATTTACTCTCTTGTTCTTTATGCTCTCGGGTTTATGCTCCTGTGGGAGTGGCTCAGGCCGCTGACCCAGATTACGTCCACTGAGGATACGCAGGTTTTTGTTGTGTTTACCGCGTTTTTGTTTATTATTACGTACTTCAAACTGCCGGTGTGGCTCTCATTCCCGATCAAGTTAATCGCCCTGCTGTATGCCGTCCATGCCCTGTATTATCCGGATGTTTTTCTATCATTCCAATGGGTTCCTCACCTGATCGGTGACCTGGAAAGTAATCTGATGTTCATCTGGAATCAGGAATGGACGGAAATGTCTTCGCTGAGCAGGTCTCTTTTGTTCTTTGTCCTGCTCTGGCTCGTGAGCTATCTCATGCATTACTGGCTCATTCAGGCGAAACGAATTTTTTTGTTCTTATTTATAACCGTTCTATATATCACGGTCCTTGATACGTTTACGCCGTATGATGCGAAGATGGCGATCGTGCGCACTGTGTTTATCGGGCTGGTTCTTGTCGGCATCTTAAGAATAATGAAAATCGTGGAGACCGAAGGATTTTCGCTCATGAAAGGACGGTTTCCCATCATGTGGATGGTGCCGCTCACCGTGGTCATCGCCCTGTCTTCCACGCTCGGCTTGCTTGCGCCTAAAGCATCTCCGCAATGGCCGGACCCGGTTCCTTTTATCGCGTCCATGTCGGATAAAGGTGAAGAAGGTTCAGGCATCAACAGCAAGTTTGCCCGAATCGGCTATGGCACGAATGACAGCCATCTTGGAGGGCCGTTCGAATTTGATTACAAAGAGGTTTTTACCGCGACCGTAAAAGAAAAGCATTACTGGCGGGTCGAAACGAAGGACGCCTATACCGGAAAAGGGTGGGAAAATTCTTTCTCCCCGGAATTTCATGCGCTAAACCCGCAATCGGTGGAGTATACTGCTCCAATCTCCAGTCTCATTGAACCGGGGGGAGCTCAGATGATGAAAGAGAAAGCCACCATCAAAATGGCGAAAACCTATCCGTTCATCCTTTCACCAGGCGTCATTACTTCCATTCAAGCCAAAAAAAATGTTAATTTTATGCTTGATCCGCTGACCGGAAAGATTGATACGATGAGCGGGGGCGATCCAACGAGACTAAAGAAATACCAAATGGAATATGAACTTCCGCAATACGATGAGAAAAAATTGCAGGAAAGCAGCCAGTCCTATCCGCAGTATGTGACCGAATACTATCTGCAGCTTCCAAAAGAGCTCCCTTTACGAGTCAAAAAACTGGCGGCATCTATCGTAAAGAATGCTGAAAATCCGTATGATAAAGCCAAGGCGGTAGAGAATTACTTTTCGCTGAATAACTTTGGATACGATACCGTCGATGTGAGAGAGCCAAAGAAAAACGAAGATTACGTGGATAAGTTTTTATTTGATGCGAAGAAGGGGTACTGCGATAACTTTTCGACATCCATGATCGTGCTGCTTCGGTCAGTCGGCATTCCTGCCCGCTGGGTGAAGGGCTTTACATACGGAGAGTATCAGGAAACGAAAAACATGAATAAGACGTATAAAGTTACGAATGCCAATGCCCACTCTTGGCCTGAGGTTTATTTTTCAGGAGTCGGCTGGGTGCCTTTTGAACCAACAAGAGGGTTTTCCAACCCAAGCCAGATTGAAGAGGAAGTGAAGAGCGCGGCGGCGTCAGTAGCCCCTCCTGTAAAGAAGAAAAACAAACAGGAAGTGCAGCCTGACGAGAAGGACCAATCGGCGAGCAAGGGACAAAATGGAGATGGAATTTTAGCCAACCTGGGCAAATCCTTGCTGTACGCGATTCCGCTTATCTTTGCAGCAGCACTCCTTGCTCTTGTGTTTCGGAAAAAATGGCTCCGTCAATATTACATCTGGAGATTCCGCAGGCGAAAAGGGACAGGAACATTTGCAGATGCGTATGACCGCTTGCTCTGGCTGGCCCAGCTTTACGGGTTGAAAAAGGATCCTTCCGATACACTCAGGGAATATGCGGTCTATGTTGACCGTTCGCTTGATACTCGGGATATGAGAATGCTGACTTCTGCTTATGAATCTCAGCAATATGGCAAAAGGCAGACTGCTGATCAATGGACAGATACCAACAAGGAATTGTGGGAAAATTTAATTAAAAAGCTGCGGGGTTGACCGTCTGACAAGCCATTGTTAGAATGTGCTTAAGATACAATGCCATCAATATTATTCTCCTTCGTATATCCTCGATAATAAGGATCGAGAGTCTCTACCGGGCCGCCGTAAATGGCCTGACTATGAAGGCAGGGTTCTTTATGCACAACCGGAATTCTGCCTTTGTTTTTTTTGCTGAAAAAACAGAGCTGGGATTCCGGTTTTTTGTTAAAGAAAAGGATATGTTAGGGTAAATTTGGCAAATACTACGGAAAGATCAATAGATGGGGTGACAGAATGAATTTAGCCAGTGAAATGATCGTCGTTCTAGACTTTGGGGGCCAATACAACCAGCTGATCGCAAGGCGTATTCGTGATCTTGGGGTATACAGTGAACTGCTTCCGCACACAACGACTGCAGAAGAAATCAAGAAGTTGAATCCAAAAGGAATCATCTTCTCTGGAGGACCGAACAGTGTATACGCACCGAATTCGCCTTCAGCGGATGAAGCCATTTTTGACCTTGGAATCCCTGTACTGGGAATCTGCTACGGGATGCAGCTCATGACTCATCACTTCGGTGGAAAAGTAGAGCGCGCCAACCACCGTGAATACGGGAAAGCAGAAATTACGATTGCAAATGAAAGCAAGCTGTATCAAGATCTTCCAAAACAGCAGGTGACATGGATGAGCCATAGTGACCTTGTTGTTGCTCCTCCACAAGGATTTGTAACCGACGTGACGAGCATTTCCTGTCCGGTAGCGGGAATGAGCGACATCTCCCGCCACTTGTACGGCGTTCAGTTCCATCCTGAGGTCCGCCACAGTGAATATGGAAATGAGATGCTAAAGAATTTTATTTTTGCCATCTGTGAATGTGAAGGCAACTGGACGATGGAAAACTGGATCGAGGACGAACTGGAGAAAATCCGCCAGCAAGTCGGAGATAAAAGAGTGCTTTGTGCTCTATCCGGCG
This genomic stretch from Fictibacillus marinisediminis harbors:
- a CDS encoding transglutaminaseTgpA domain-containing protein; translation: MQAFKNNRPSPIYSLVLYALGFMLLWEWLRPLTQITSTEDTQVFVVFTAFLFIITYFKLPVWLSFPIKLIALLYAVHALYYPDVFLSFQWVPHLIGDLESNLMFIWNQEWTEMSSLSRSLLFFVLLWLVSYLMHYWLIQAKRIFLFLFITVLYITVLDTFTPYDAKMAIVRTVFIGLVLVGILRIMKIVETEGFSLMKGRFPIMWMVPLTVVIALSSTLGLLAPKASPQWPDPVPFIASMSDKGEEGSGINSKFARIGYGTNDSHLGGPFEFDYKEVFTATVKEKHYWRVETKDAYTGKGWENSFSPEFHALNPQSVEYTAPISSLIEPGGAQMMKEKATIKMAKTYPFILSPGVITSIQAKKNVNFMLDPLTGKIDTMSGGDPTRLKKYQMEYELPQYDEKKLQESSQSYPQYVTEYYLQLPKELPLRVKKLAASIVKNAENPYDKAKAVENYFSLNNFGYDTVDVREPKKNEDYVDKFLFDAKKGYCDNFSTSMIVLLRSVGIPARWVKGFTYGEYQETKNMNKTYKVTNANAHSWPEVYFSGVGWVPFEPTRGFSNPSQIEEEVKSAAASVAPPVKKKNKQEVQPDEKDQSASKGQNGDGILANLGKSLLYAIPLIFAAALLALVFRKKWLRQYYIWRFRRRKGTGTFADAYDRLLWLAQLYGLKKDPSDTLREYAVYVDRSLDTRDMRMLTSAYESQQYGKRQTADQWTDTNKELWENLIKKLRG